In a single window of the Mycolicibacterium poriferae genome:
- a CDS encoding DEAD/DEAH box helicase encodes MLTLRDYQRAAVDAVTPDEHRALLVSGCGTGKTLMAVHAVAKLLAGAPGTVLLTFPTLGLLEQTYQVWRSEAPMPFSALAVCSQQISDPEDIADDELSIPSTTSAEKLAHWLADTAGVRVVFATYQSAAVLVEAHRAFSAAAWTVMVCDEAHRTAGRRGKPFAVVLDDHKIPAAHRLFFTATPKVHARGSSPSRGSARPRRSAVASMDNPDLYGRRVFSLPTRDAIQRGILSPFKVAVIAVTDSAVASALKDVRLISLAAGEDGSARADHVAAAIALTQAADDYQLSSVLAFHNTIAASRDFAATFARTHALLRARGLVSDGRDAHITHIDGGSPLRERKAAAEDTLGQHRPDQWNIVTNARCITEGIDIPALDAVFFAEPRSSDIDVAQAVGRAIRKNPHHDRPALIVLALTVDDSLDAETVIDISQFKKARQVLLALQSHDPSIGADLTRLWDTLGETGPGDSDSVHTDLVDILIPTDLPSELAEQFLRAFSVHTVDTLTQQWEDNFAALAAYAAAHGHASPPQQYTTPDGRPLGQWVSGQRRAHSHSRMLPQRIERLEGLPGWAWNVVDARWETNFAALAAYADTHGHSYPPRTANLHLNQWVIGLRRPGQRQRLREDQRKRLEDLPGWSWAHRQTRQWENYFEELAAYAAAHGHASPPSGYMTAAGVDLGEWVRALRRPSRRAKLAHARKRRLESLPGWSWEYRARPTWEAAFDAVAAYAAEHGHTNPPGGEQTDDGRSLASWVTAQRQARSKGKLSAERCRRLEALPGWSWNLAEARWEENFAALAAFAATHRSCDPPPDYVSSTGASIADWLRGVRRAARADRLSTERLKRLQSLPGWSPETRRFDAAWDENYHQLVAYADEHGHAAPGQHYRTASGLALGHWVSNQRAAYRTGRMARDFPDRIGRLEALPGWAWNTFDAQWDRGFRELQAYCAEHGAATPGSKLVTESGHGLGHWVSDQRKKRRAGQLSEERCRRLETLAGWSW; translated from the coding sequence TTGCTGACCCTTCGCGACTATCAGCGCGCCGCCGTCGACGCCGTCACCCCCGACGAGCACCGGGCGCTTCTAGTGTCGGGCTGCGGCACCGGCAAGACGCTCATGGCGGTGCACGCCGTGGCCAAGCTGCTCGCCGGCGCCCCCGGCACGGTCCTGCTGACCTTTCCCACCCTCGGCCTACTGGAGCAGACCTATCAGGTGTGGCGCAGCGAGGCACCAATGCCGTTCTCCGCGCTGGCGGTGTGCTCCCAGCAGATCAGCGACCCCGAAGACATCGCCGACGACGAGCTATCAATACCCAGCACCACCTCCGCTGAGAAACTGGCTCACTGGCTGGCCGACACCGCAGGTGTGCGCGTAGTTTTCGCCACCTACCAATCGGCGGCGGTCCTGGTCGAGGCCCACCGTGCGTTCAGTGCAGCGGCTTGGACAGTCATGGTGTGCGACGAGGCCCACCGCACCGCGGGGCGGCGCGGCAAACCGTTCGCCGTCGTGCTCGACGACCACAAGATCCCGGCCGCGCACCGCCTTTTTTTCACCGCCACCCCCAAAGTGCACGCCCGCGGTTCCTCGCCGAGCCGCGGCAGCGCCAGGCCACGCCGGAGCGCGGTCGCCTCCATGGACAACCCGGACCTCTACGGCCGGCGCGTGTTCTCACTGCCCACCCGCGACGCGATCCAGCGCGGCATCCTCAGCCCGTTCAAAGTGGCTGTCATTGCCGTTACCGACTCGGCAGTGGCCTCCGCCCTCAAAGATGTCCGCCTGATCAGCCTCGCCGCCGGCGAAGACGGCAGCGCCCGCGCTGACCATGTGGCCGCCGCGATCGCCTTGACCCAAGCGGCCGACGACTACCAGCTCTCCAGCGTCCTGGCCTTCCACAACACCATCGCCGCCAGCCGCGACTTTGCCGCCACCTTCGCCCGCACCCACGCGCTGCTGCGTGCGCGCGGCCTCGTCTCTGACGGACGCGACGCCCACATCACCCACATCGACGGAGGCTCCCCCTTGCGGGAGCGCAAGGCCGCGGCCGAAGACACCCTCGGCCAGCACCGGCCCGATCAATGGAACATCGTCACCAACGCGCGCTGCATCACCGAGGGAATCGACATTCCCGCCCTGGACGCGGTGTTCTTCGCCGAGCCGCGGTCCTCCGACATTGACGTCGCCCAAGCCGTCGGACGCGCCATCCGCAAGAACCCCCACCACGACCGTCCCGCGCTGATCGTGCTGGCCCTGACGGTGGACGACAGCCTCGACGCCGAAACCGTCATCGACATCAGCCAATTCAAGAAAGCGCGGCAAGTGCTGCTCGCGCTGCAAAGCCACGATCCCAGCATCGGCGCCGATCTCACCCGGCTCTGGGACACCCTGGGCGAGACCGGGCCCGGTGACAGCGACTCCGTGCACACCGACCTCGTCGACATCCTCATCCCCACCGACCTGCCCTCGGAGCTGGCTGAGCAGTTCCTGCGCGCCTTCAGCGTGCACACCGTCGACACCTTGACCCAGCAGTGGGAAGACAACTTCGCCGCGCTGGCCGCCTATGCCGCCGCGCACGGACACGCCAGCCCGCCGCAGCAGTACACGACTCCTGACGGACGCCCCCTTGGGCAATGGGTATCCGGACAGCGACGCGCCCACAGCCACAGCCGGATGCTCCCGCAGCGCATCGAGCGACTCGAAGGACTGCCCGGCTGGGCGTGGAACGTCGTCGACGCACGCTGGGAGACAAACTTCGCTGCGCTGGCCGCCTATGCCGACACCCACGGGCACTCCTACCCGCCGCGCACCGCGAATCTTCACCTCAACCAATGGGTGATCGGCCTGCGCCGGCCCGGGCAGCGGCAGCGGCTGCGCGAGGACCAACGCAAACGCCTGGAAGATCTACCCGGCTGGAGCTGGGCTCACCGACAAACCCGCCAGTGGGAGAACTACTTCGAGGAGCTCGCCGCGTACGCGGCCGCACACGGCCACGCCAGCCCGCCGAGCGGCTACATGACCGCGGCCGGAGTGGACCTCGGCGAGTGGGTGCGAGCGTTGCGGCGGCCCTCGCGACGGGCCAAACTCGCCCACGCCAGGAAGCGGCGGCTGGAGTCTCTGCCGGGCTGGTCCTGGGAGTACCGAGCCCGACCCACGTGGGAGGCCGCGTTCGACGCGGTGGCCGCCTACGCCGCGGAGCACGGGCATACCAACCCGCCGGGCGGCGAGCAGACCGACGATGGTCGGTCCTTGGCGTCGTGGGTGACCGCGCAGCGTCAGGCCCGTAGCAAGGGCAAGCTCAGCGCGGAGCGCTGCCGGCGTCTGGAGGCGCTGCCGGGCTGGTCGTGGAACCTCGCCGAAGCCCGATGGGAGGAAAACTTCGCCGCGTTGGCGGCCTTTGCCGCCACACACCGCAGCTGCGATCCCCCGCCCGACTACGTGTCATCGACCGGTGCCAGCATTGCCGACTGGCTACGGGGAGTGCGCCGCGCCGCCCGCGCCGACCGTCTGTCGACAGAGCGTCTGAAGCGGTTGCAGTCGTTGCCGGGTTGGTCGCCGGAGACGCGTCGATTCGACGCCGCCTGGGATGAGAATTATCACCAGCTCGTCGCCTACGCCGACGAACACGGCCACGCCGCACCGGGCCAGCACTACCGCACCGCATCCGGATTGGCGTTGGGGCACTGGGTATCTAACCAACGTGCGGCGTACCGGACCGGGAGGATGGCTCGGGACTTCCCCGACCGCATCGGCCGCCTGGAAGCCCTGCCCGGGTGGGCGTGGAACACCTTTGATGCTCAGTGGGACAGGGGTTTTCGCGAACTGCAGGCGTACTGCGCCGAGCACGGAGCGGCCACCCCGGGAAGCAAGTTGGTTACCGAGTCAGGTCACGGGTTGGGGCACTGGGTCAGCGACCAACGCAAAAAGCGCCGCGCCGGTCAGCTCAGCGAGGAGCGGTGCCGCCGACTGGAAACGCTGGCCGGCTGGAGTTGGTGA
- the eccA gene encoding type VII secretion AAA-ATPase EccA → MTSPTEQRRAFDAAMDSYRSGDRATALGIFTRVTADNPAMSDAWLGRLACGDQELDTLAGAHENSRALYRETRRIGLKAGELHAVIVAPLYLTLPVWSRATLALAYASALIRAEQYAQAASLLDHPAITEDTQAAQWRQFITATLHYRTRRWPDLLAATAVSPPPEATYVLEPVSAAVAALTAAASASLGQFQTALDTADKIHTDNPYVSADVALTRGWCLRELGDPDAALAAFRAAAVEGQLLPAAQQAIDDPSYRLVVTDPETIATRTDKWDPATETSRAQRDAAALAEEQKEVLANAKRRLDELIGLEGPKEQIAVWRTEIQIDQLMAAQGDETSSTGENHMVLEGPPGTAKTTFARIVAEILFGLGKIQRPEVMEVTEEDLVVGYVSQTAQRMKEVCEEALGGVLFIDEAYRLVPETEGHSFGKDAINTLLKYMEDFRDRLVVIVAGYPKEMRRFLAANPGLASRFNFTLTFTSYTADEIVAIGRHIAGKEKIAIAEEAWPMLHAEATRLRATPTDAGTALDIAGNGRYARKVVVACKRERARRLSSNTPEELAALAAADPSLLVVNTDDMARALASSQSGDISAAPAT, encoded by the coding sequence ATGACCTCGCCGACCGAACAGCGCCGCGCGTTCGACGCCGCGATGGACAGCTACCGCTCCGGGGACCGCGCCACCGCACTGGGCATCTTTACCCGCGTCACCGCCGACAACCCCGCCATGTCGGACGCCTGGCTGGGTCGCCTGGCGTGCGGAGACCAGGAACTCGACACCCTGGCCGGCGCGCACGAGAACTCCCGGGCGCTCTACCGCGAAACCCGCCGCATCGGTCTCAAGGCCGGCGAGCTGCACGCCGTGATCGTGGCACCGCTATATCTGACGCTTCCGGTGTGGTCACGGGCCACGCTGGCTCTGGCCTACGCCTCAGCACTCATCCGCGCCGAACAGTACGCCCAAGCCGCGTCACTGCTCGACCACCCGGCCATCACCGAGGACACCCAAGCCGCCCAATGGCGTCAATTCATCACCGCCACACTGCACTACCGCACCCGGCGTTGGCCGGATCTGCTCGCCGCCACGGCGGTGTCCCCGCCGCCGGAGGCAACCTATGTCCTGGAACCTGTCAGCGCCGCGGTCGCGGCGCTGACCGCGGCGGCCTCCGCCAGCCTGGGACAGTTCCAAACCGCACTCGACACCGCCGACAAGATCCACACCGACAACCCCTACGTCAGCGCCGATGTGGCGCTCACCCGCGGCTGGTGCCTGCGTGAACTCGGCGACCCCGACGCTGCGCTGGCCGCGTTCCGCGCCGCCGCAGTGGAGGGGCAGTTGCTGCCCGCGGCCCAGCAGGCCATCGACGACCCCAGCTACCGCCTAGTGGTCACCGACCCCGAAACCATCGCCACCCGCACCGACAAGTGGGACCCGGCCACCGAAACCAGCCGCGCCCAGCGCGACGCGGCCGCACTGGCCGAAGAGCAGAAAGAAGTACTGGCCAACGCCAAGCGCCGCCTCGACGAACTGATCGGACTGGAGGGCCCCAAAGAGCAGATCGCGGTGTGGCGCACCGAAATTCAGATTGATCAGCTGATGGCCGCTCAGGGCGATGAAACGTCGTCGACCGGTGAGAACCACATGGTCCTGGAAGGTCCGCCCGGGACGGCGAAAACCACGTTCGCCCGCATTGTCGCCGAAATCCTGTTCGGCCTGGGCAAGATTCAGCGCCCCGAGGTCATGGAAGTCACCGAGGAAGACCTTGTCGTCGGCTACGTCTCTCAGACCGCGCAGCGGATGAAAGAGGTCTGCGAAGAGGCGTTGGGCGGGGTGTTGTTCATCGACGAGGCCTACCGGCTGGTGCCGGAGACCGAGGGGCACAGCTTCGGCAAGGACGCCATCAACACGCTGCTGAAATACATGGAGGACTTCCGCGACCGGCTGGTCGTCATCGTCGCTGGCTATCCCAAAGAGATGCGCCGCTTCCTGGCCGCCAACCCAGGCCTGGCGTCACGGTTCAACTTCACCCTGACCTTCACCAGCTACACCGCCGACGAAATCGTGGCGATCGGGCGCCACATCGCGGGCAAGGAGAAGATCGCAATTGCCGAGGAGGCGTGGCCCATGCTGCACGCCGAGGCCACCCGCTTGCGCGCCACACCGACCGACGCCGGCACCGCGCTCGATATCGCCGGCAACGGCCGCTACGCCCGCAAGGTGGTCGTTGCCTGCAAACGGGAGCGCGCCCGGCGACTCAGCAGTAACACTCCGGAGGAATTGGCCGCCCTGGCCGCCGCCGATCCGTCGCTGCTGGTGGTCAACACCGATGACATGGCCCGCGCCCTGGCCTCCTCGCAGAGCGGCGATATCAGCGCCGCGCCGGCGACATGA
- a CDS encoding type ISP restriction/modification enzyme, which translates to MSRRTCNTLKPCTEPPYKSGQGSANDNNANQPYPTLDAAISATYAAKSTAKLKSKLYDSYVRAIRWATDRIGDAGIIAYVTNSGWITGNTTAGLRLAMPEEFSALYIYDLRGNQRQSDWRAEGGKIFDDGSQTGAAILIAVKNPAATGPCQIHYRNIGDGLSRDDKLAIIAKSELPTMAWETISPNEEGDWVDPRDEAFISYTPIAVKRGSDDLAIFTDYSGGLKTNRDAWVYNFSAAQLADSMSATIDFYNEQVDAYQRAVAANPELAVEDAVAYDEAKISWSSGLLPKVQRGQRISYQPTHRRLAMYRPFCKMHVYFDDDLNDRRGRLHYLYPREDLPNFGFFVPNPGNLAPPFLSLMTDALPDLGAAGISAVNFYPRWTYQTRAGGGQLTLDDSAQADTEYRRVDTISPQVLATYRAALGDDISTDDIFYYTYGLLHSPQYRQRFAADLKKMLPRIPPPAAREHFDAFTHAGHTLSDLHRGYETAAPYPLLETTTGALNGTPQETLRVTKMRFKSKTDRSVLIYNSQLTLSGIPEDAHRYRLGSRSALEWIIERYQIKTDSRGSGIVNDPNTWCSEHDDPRYIVDLIKRIVTVSVKTMSIVDSLPPI; encoded by the coding sequence GTGTCGCGCCGTACTTGCAACACACTCAAACCATGTACAGAACCGCCTTACAAGTCGGGGCAGGGCAGCGCCAACGACAACAATGCTAATCAGCCGTACCCCACACTTGATGCCGCGATCTCCGCCACCTATGCCGCCAAGTCGACCGCCAAACTGAAAAGCAAGCTCTACGACTCGTATGTTCGCGCCATCCGTTGGGCCACCGACAGGATCGGTGACGCTGGCATCATCGCCTACGTCACCAACTCCGGCTGGATCACCGGCAACACCACCGCTGGTCTTCGGCTTGCTATGCCGGAGGAGTTCTCGGCGCTCTATATCTACGATCTCCGCGGCAACCAACGTCAAAGCGACTGGCGCGCCGAAGGCGGCAAGATCTTCGACGACGGTTCACAAACGGGTGCTGCGATTCTCATCGCTGTCAAGAACCCCGCCGCCACAGGCCCATGCCAGATCCACTATCGCAACATTGGAGACGGGCTATCCCGCGACGACAAGCTTGCAATTATCGCGAAAAGCGAACTACCTACCATGGCGTGGGAGACGATTTCCCCGAACGAAGAAGGCGACTGGGTAGACCCCCGGGACGAAGCCTTCATCTCCTACACACCAATCGCCGTCAAACGCGGATCCGACGACCTGGCCATCTTCACCGACTACTCAGGCGGACTCAAAACCAACCGCGATGCCTGGGTGTACAACTTCTCTGCCGCGCAGTTGGCCGACAGCATGTCCGCCACCATCGACTTCTATAACGAACAGGTCGACGCCTACCAGCGTGCAGTCGCCGCCAACCCCGAACTCGCTGTCGAGGACGCTGTCGCCTACGATGAAGCCAAAATCAGCTGGTCTTCCGGCCTGCTCCCCAAAGTGCAACGCGGACAACGTATCAGCTACCAGCCGACTCATCGGCGCTTGGCGATGTACCGGCCGTTCTGCAAGATGCACGTCTATTTCGACGACGACCTCAACGACCGCCGCGGCCGACTGCACTACCTCTACCCTCGCGAGGACCTGCCGAACTTCGGGTTCTTCGTTCCTAACCCCGGAAACCTGGCGCCACCGTTCCTCAGCCTAATGACCGACGCGCTCCCAGATCTCGGCGCCGCCGGCATTAGCGCCGTCAACTTCTACCCACGCTGGACCTATCAGACCCGCGCCGGTGGCGGCCAACTAACACTTGACGACTCAGCACAGGCTGACACCGAATACCGACGCGTTGACACCATCAGCCCGCAGGTGCTCGCCACCTACCGCGCCGCCCTCGGCGACGACATCAGCACCGACGACATCTTTTACTACACGTACGGGCTGCTGCACTCTCCGCAATACCGACAGAGGTTCGCCGCCGACCTCAAAAAGATGCTTCCTAGAATCCCCCCACCCGCAGCCCGAGAGCACTTCGACGCTTTCACCCACGCTGGTCACACGCTCAGCGACCTTCACCGCGGATACGAAACCGCAGCTCCCTACCCCCTTCTCGAAACAACGACCGGAGCTCTCAACGGCACTCCGCAGGAGACCCTGCGCGTCACAAAGATGCGATTCAAGTCGAAGACTGACCGCAGCGTCCTGATCTACAATTCCCAGCTCACCCTCTCAGGAATTCCCGAGGACGCGCACCGTTACCGACTCGGGTCGCGCTCAGCACTCGAATGGATCATTGAGCGCTACCAGATCAAGACTGACAGCCGCGGCTCGGGGATCGTCAACGATCCCAATACCTGGTGCAGCGAACACGACGACCCCCGATACATCGTCGACTTAATCAAGCGCATTGTCACCGTCAGCGTGAAAACGATGAGCATCGTCGACAGCTTGCCACCAATCTGA